From a single Sneathia sanguinegens genomic region:
- the pfkA gene encoding 6-phosphofructokinase, which yields MKKIAILTSGGDAQGMNTAIRAVAKAAMYKGWEVYGIKRGYKGMLTDDIYLMTPLDVANIADKGGTKLLTARLPEFKDPKIRAQAVENLKKRGIEALVVIGGDGSYHGAHFLNLEHGIQTVGLPGTIDNDIAGTDYTIGFHTALNIVIDAISKLHDTAQSHDRTILVEVMGRNCGDLALNACIAGGANGAIIPEVPYKIEDIENIIRKRRAEGKNFDVIVVSEGVGNTKEIADTLQKRNPDLDVKVTTLGHIQRGGAPTAFDRLLATRLGIAAVDLIEKNEANGIMLGIEKTKVVTHKLAYAWENYEKKDQKFYEIAMMLSI from the coding sequence ATGAAAAAAATAGCAATTTTAACAAGCGGTGGAGATGCACAAGGAATGAATACAGCTATTCGTGCCGTTGCAAAAGCCGCAATGTATAAAGGTTGGGAAGTTTATGGAATAAAAAGAGGTTATAAGGGGATGTTAACTGATGACATTTACTTAATGACACCTCTTGATGTTGCAAACATCGCCGATAAAGGTGGAACAAAATTATTAACTGCTCGTTTACCAGAATTTAAAGATCCAAAAATCAGAGCACAAGCCGTTGAAAATTTGAAAAAAAGAGGTATTGAAGCTCTTGTTGTTATAGGTGGAGATGGTTCATATCATGGAGCACATTTTCTTAACTTAGAACATGGTATTCAAACTGTTGGTTTACCTGGTACAATTGATAATGATATTGCCGGTACAGATTATACAATTGGTTTTCATACAGCACTTAACATTGTAATCGATGCTATATCAAAATTACATGATACTGCACAATCACATGATAGAACTATATTAGTTGAAGTTATGGGAAGAAATTGTGGAGATCTTGCACTTAATGCTTGTATAGCAGGTGGAGCTAATGGAGCTATCATCCCAGAAGTTCCTTACAAAATAGAAGATATTGAAAATATAATTCGTAAAAGAAGAGCCGAAGGAAAGAACTTTGATGTCATAGTTGTTTCTGAAGGAGTAGGTAATACAAAAGAAATTGCAGATACATTACAAAAAAGAAATCCTGATCTTGACGTAAAGGTTACTACTTTAGGTCATATACAAAGAGGGGGAGCACCTACTGCATTTGATAGACTACTTGCAACAAGACTTGGAATTGCTGCCGTTGACTTAATTGAAAAAAATGAAGCTAATGGTATAATGTTAGGAATTGAAAAAACTAAGGTCGTTACACACAAACTTGCTTATGCTTGGGAAAATTACGAAAAGAAAGACCAAAAATTTTATGAAATTGCTATGATGTTATCAATATAA
- the pykF gene encoding pyruvate kinase PykF: MKIKMTKVVCTIGPKSESPEVLKELLLSGMNVMRLNFSHGDHEEHGKRIVTLRKLCKETGKFVAIMLDTKGPEIRTGEFRDGDIKYNLVEGHKIILTTDYSFKGDDKKISVSYKDITKDLKPGNTILIDDGLIALNVDSIKGEELYCTVKNSGSLGQKKGVNLPNVSVSLPALAPKDIDDLKFGCEQGVDYVAASFIRKASDVAEVRRVLDENGGENIKIIPKIETQEGFDNFDEILELSDGIMVARGDLGVEVPVEQVPYMQKVMIRKCNEAGKPVITATQMLDSMQKNPRPTRAEAGDVANAILDGTDAVMLSGESANGKYPVEAVKTMTKISAVTDKIGVQRRTYTPSTMTITEAISKSAVYASETLNAKLIVCWTKTGRAAKMIRKYNPVVPIIALTDNEQTARQLSVVRGVRAVLATELDKTDDFFKKAVEVAESHSITTEDENYTGIKKGDLVVLVTGISETGTTNTLKVTRIGENQ, encoded by the coding sequence ATGAAAATTAAAATGACAAAAGTTGTTTGTACTATAGGTCCTAAGAGTGAATCACCTGAAGTACTTAAGGAACTATTATTAAGTGGTATGAACGTTATGAGACTTAACTTTTCTCACGGTGATCATGAAGAACATGGTAAGAGAATTGTAACATTAAGAAAATTATGTAAAGAAACTGGTAAATTTGTTGCTATAATGTTAGATACTAAAGGTCCTGAAATCAGAACAGGTGAATTTAGAGACGGAGACATTAAGTACAATCTTGTTGAAGGACACAAAATTATTTTAACTACTGATTATTCTTTCAAAGGAGACGATAAGAAAATATCTGTTTCATACAAAGATATAACAAAAGATTTAAAACCTGGTAATACTATTTTAATAGACGATGGTTTAATTGCATTAAATGTTGACTCTATAAAAGGTGAAGAATTATATTGTACAGTTAAAAATAGTGGTTCTTTAGGACAAAAGAAGGGTGTTAACTTACCAAATGTATCAGTTAGCTTACCTGCATTAGCACCTAAAGATATTGACGATTTGAAATTCGGTTGTGAACAAGGTGTTGACTATGTTGCAGCATCATTTATTAGAAAGGCTTCTGATGTTGCTGAAGTTAGAAGAGTTCTTGATGAAAATGGTGGAGAAAATATTAAAATAATACCTAAGATTGAAACTCAAGAAGGTTTTGATAATTTTGATGAAATTCTTGAATTATCAGATGGTATAATGGTAGCAAGAGGAGACTTAGGTGTTGAAGTACCCGTTGAACAAGTTCCTTATATGCAAAAAGTTATGATAAGAAAATGTAATGAAGCTGGTAAACCAGTTATAACTGCTACTCAAATGTTAGACTCAATGCAAAAAAATCCAAGACCTACAAGAGCCGAAGCAGGAGATGTTGCTAATGCAATACTTGATGGTACTGATGCAGTAATGTTATCAGGAGAATCTGCAAATGGTAAATACCCAGTAGAAGCTGTTAAAACTATGACAAAAATTTCAGCTGTAACTGATAAAATTGGAGTTCAAAGAAGAACTTATACACCTAGTACAATGACTATTACAGAAGCAATAAGTAAAAGTGCTGTATATGCAAGTGAAACATTAAATGCTAAATTAATAGTTTGTTGGACTAAGACAGGTAGAGCAGCTAAAATGATAAGAAAATACAATCCAGTTGTACCTATAATTGCCTTGACAGATAACGAACAAACTGCAAGACAATTATCAGTAGTTAGAGGTGTTAGAGCTGTATTAGCTACTGAACTTGATAAAACTGATGATTTCTTTAAGAAGGCTGTTGAAGTTGCTGAAAGTCATTCAATCACAACTGAAGATGAAAATTATACTGGAATTAAAAAAGGTGATTTAGTTGTATTAGTAACAGGTATTTCTGAAACAGGAACTACAAATACTCTTAAAGTTACTAGAATTGGTGAAAATCAATAA
- the recR gene encoding recombination mediator RecR, producing the protein MMTKLEDLITAFSKLQGIGKKSATRIAFDFLSKKPEDVNAFLNVLKSSYETIKPCKICQSLTDTEICDICRNPKRDHSILCIVEDTKDVFAIEKSSIYTGLYHVLGGKVDPLNGIGIDDLNIKELLDRLADIKEIIFALNPDIEGETTILYLTKLLPKHIKISKIASGIPMGGNIEYTDIITLTKSLEGRQIINYEQ; encoded by the coding sequence ATTATGACTAAATTAGAAGATTTAATTACTGCTTTTTCAAAATTACAAGGTATAGGGAAAAAAAGTGCTACTAGAATTGCCTTTGATTTTTTAAGTAAAAAGCCTGAAGATGTTAATGCATTTTTAAATGTTTTAAAGTCTTCTTATGAAACTATTAAACCTTGTAAGATTTGCCAAAGCTTAACTGATACTGAAATTTGTGATATTTGTCGTAATCCTAAAAGGGATCATTCCATCCTTTGTATTGTTGAAGATACAAAAGATGTATTTGCAATTGAAAAATCTTCTATCTATACAGGGCTTTATCATGTTTTAGGTGGAAAAGTTGACCCTCTTAATGGTATTGGCATTGATGATTTAAATATTAAAGAATTGTTAGATAGACTTGCTGATATTAAAGAAATCATTTTTGCACTTAATCCTGATATTGAGGGTGAAACAACTATACTTTATTTAACAAAACTTTTACCTAAACATATTAAAATAAGTAAAATTGCAAGTGGTATCCCAATGGGAGGTAATATAGAATATACTGACATTATCACACTTACAAAATCTTTAGAAGGGAGACAAATAATAAATTATGAACAATAA
- the metK gene encoding methionine adenosyltransferase, which yields MNNNTFFTSEFVSPGHPDKICDQISDAILDECLKYDENSRVACETFATTGLILIGGEITTKTYVDVQDIARGVIKEIGYKPGLGFDYDCGVINTIHSQSPDISMGVDTGGAGDQGIMFGGAVDETPELMPLAITLAREIIRKLTELTRNNTLSWARPDAKSQVTLEYDGNKIVDIDTLVLSVQHDEKVDLDKIKSDIKELVFKPVVEKYGYKLENVKHIYINPTGRFVIGGPHGDTGLTGRKIIVDTYGGYFRHGGGAFSGKDSSKVDRSAAYMARYIAKNIVAAKLAKKCEVQLSYAIGVNKPTSIKVETFNTSKYSEKDIENVVTKLFDLSPRGIEKTLNLRKPNFKYRDLAAFGHIGRTDIDVTWEKTDMVNKILEELNK from the coding sequence ATGAACAATAATACATTTTTTACATCTGAATTTGTATCACCTGGGCATCCTGACAAAATTTGTGATCAAATATCTGATGCAATTTTAGATGAATGCCTTAAATATGATGAAAATTCAAGAGTTGCCTGTGAAACATTTGCAACTACTGGTTTAATCTTAATTGGTGGTGAAATTACAACAAAAACTTATGTTGATGTTCAAGATATTGCTAGAGGAGTTATAAAAGAAATAGGATATAAGCCGGGGTTAGGTTTTGATTATGATTGTGGAGTAATTAATACCATTCATTCACAATCACCTGATATTTCTATGGGTGTTGATACTGGAGGTGCCGGAGATCAAGGTATAATGTTCGGAGGTGCCGTAGATGAAACTCCTGAACTTATGCCACTTGCCATTACATTAGCTAGAGAGATTATAAGAAAATTAACAGAACTTACAAGAAATAATACTCTTAGTTGGGCAAGACCTGATGCAAAGTCACAAGTTACTCTTGAATATGATGGTAATAAAATAGTTGATATTGATACTCTTGTTTTATCTGTTCAACATGATGAAAAAGTTGATCTTGATAAAATAAAAAGTGATATTAAAGAACTTGTTTTCAAACCCGTAGTAGAAAAATATGGATATAAATTAGAAAATGTTAAACATATCTATATTAATCCTACTGGTAGATTTGTAATTGGTGGTCCACATGGAGATACTGGACTTACTGGTAGAAAAATTATTGTCGATACTTATGGTGGATATTTTAGACATGGTGGTGGAGCATTTTCAGGAAAAGATTCATCAAAAGTTGATAGATCTGCTGCATATATGGCAAGATATATTGCAAAAAATATTGTTGCAGCTAAGCTTGCTAAAAAATGCGAAGTTCAATTATCTTATGCTATTGGTGTAAATAAACCTACATCAATAAAAGTTGAAACATTCAATACATCAAAATATTCTGAAAAAGATATTGAAAATGTTGTAACAAAATTATTCGACTTGAGTCCTCGTGGAATAGAAAAAACTCTTAATTTAAGAAAACCTAATTTCAAATATAGAGATCTTGCTGCATTTGGACATATTGGTAGAACAGATATAGATGTTACTTGGGAAAAAACAGATATGGTTAATAAAATTTTGGAGGAACTTAACAAATAA
- a CDS encoding peptide ABC transporter substrate-binding protein, which translates to MNKKIFILFSLLLVFFVSCQSNTEKTLTYNLVSEPTTIDPHNFNELVSVQLMNNIYEGLLRIDEKGNYVPALAKSYTENGTKLTFTLKDNLKWSDGSKLTIDDIIFGFKRALDKNTASRFAEYLFPIKNAKKFNAGLISEKELGIQNVDGKLVITLEKPTPYFKDILTLPISFPVKKGITQDIGDYTKALYNGPYIIQKMDNSSIILKENKYYWNKKETKFKNVKLLFVSDFGVLENLIKNSEVDLARVEPYDLNSKRKNNELLSYTNGRIWYLDFNLDNPILKNMKYRIAIRNSIDRQKYVDVIKEDGSKVAKSVISGILGNYRKEFPDNNYFKDNIKSNILAGKKLRLLTGNSSVEVKEANFIQEELRTKLKLNVVVTTVSFKDRLALTRSKDFDMVLNTYSPKFNDPISILNRWYNKKLNNWSQAKYDALIDQINEEQDTQKRYLLMNKAEKLLIDEAIIAPLYYSSENWYIRKGLSNIVIHPITNTMDLFRIK; encoded by the coding sequence ATGAATAAAAAAATTTTTATTTTATTTTCTTTACTTTTAGTTTTTTTTGTTAGCTGCCAAAGCAATACTGAAAAAACTTTAACATACAACTTAGTTTCAGAACCAACAACAATAGATCCTCATAATTTTAATGAATTAGTTTCAGTACAACTTATGAATAATATTTATGAAGGTTTACTTCGTATAGATGAAAAAGGTAATTATGTGCCTGCCTTAGCAAAATCATATACAGAAAATGGAACTAAATTAACTTTTACTTTGAAAGATAATTTAAAATGGTCTGACGGCTCTAAACTTACAATAGATGATATCATTTTTGGCTTTAAAAGAGCTTTAGATAAAAATACAGCTTCTCGTTTTGCTGAATATCTATTTCCTATTAAAAATGCTAAAAAATTTAATGCAGGCTTAATATCTGAAAAGGAATTAGGTATACAAAATGTAGATGGTAAACTTGTAATAACTTTAGAAAAACCTACACCATATTTTAAAGATATCTTAACTTTACCTATTTCATTTCCAGTAAAAAAAGGAATAACACAAGACATAGGTGATTATACAAAAGCACTATATAACGGACCTTATATTATACAAAAAATGGATAATTCTAGTATTATTTTAAAAGAAAATAAGTACTATTGGAATAAAAAAGAAACTAAATTCAAAAATGTAAAACTTTTATTTGTTTCTGACTTTGGTGTATTGGAAAATTTAATAAAAAATTCTGAAGTAGATCTTGCTAGAGTTGAACCCTATGATTTAAATAGTAAAAGAAAAAATAATGAATTACTTTCATATACTAATGGTCGTATTTGGTACTTAGACTTTAATCTTGATAATCCTATATTAAAAAATATGAAATATCGTATTGCAATCAGAAATAGTATCGACAGACAAAAATATGTTGATGTTATTAAAGAAGATGGATCAAAGGTTGCAAAATCTGTTATTTCTGGTATATTAGGAAATTATAGAAAAGAATTTCCTGATAACAATTATTTTAAAGATAATATTAAATCTAATATTTTAGCTGGTAAAAAATTAAGACTTTTAACTGGTAATTCTTCAGTTGAAGTAAAAGAAGCTAATTTTATTCAAGAAGAACTTAGAACAAAATTGAAACTTAATGTTGTAGTTACAACTGTTTCTTTCAAAGATAGACTTGCTTTGACAAGAAGTAAAGATTTTGATATGGTTCTAAATACCTATAGTCCAAAATTCAATGATCCTATTAGTATTTTGAATCGTTGGTATAATAAAAAATTAAATAATTGGTCTCAAGCTAAATATGATGCTCTTATTGATCAAATAAATGAAGAACAAGATACACAAAAAAGATATTTACTAATGAATAAAGCAGAAAAATTGTTAATTGATGAAGCAATAATAGCACCCTTATACTATTCATCAGAAAATTGGTATATACGAAAAGGCTTAAGCAATATTGTTATTCATCCTATTACAAATACAATGGATTTATTTAGAATAAAATAG
- a CDS encoding murein hydrolase activator EnvC family protein has protein sequence MKITGKYRMVSILLAFCLPYMAFSDSKINKNRKRIAQINQQVAQNRTKISKNNTQIFVSKKTQASLQGEIKDLNIQISKLQNEYNILEKKYIDLLKAIGANEQDIKASIQKIQNSDAQIKINKDEYNVKVKNYDILRKARSIKLEMSNSAKNDKLRHDAKAILDLQINKIKGIETYKQGVETNKKKVEGIKQKNQTEANKVMNARNELENKKRELNTAVARKNTAVAELKALQSRLISENSKMESTNKKLASERSRLEAQINEIIRQNALRQQRLERERKRKLEEAKKKKGQKVIEKDIEPINVVKGTGSLMYPIRGKVVVGFGHEKVQGLKSKGIEILGSLGQSVSAADTGTVIFAGSLGGLGKVVIINHGSLVTVYGNLASVRVGRNAVVKKGQSIGTLGRDSETKKSTLYFEVRRGVNIVNPMGYL, from the coding sequence ATGAAAATAACTGGGAAATATAGAATGGTTTCTATTTTACTAGCTTTTTGTCTTCCATATATGGCTTTTTCAGATTCTAAGATTAATAAAAATAGAAAAAGAATTGCACAAATTAATCAACAAGTTGCACAAAATAGGACAAAAATTTCAAAAAATAATACACAAATTTTTGTATCTAAAAAAACACAAGCAAGCTTACAAGGAGAAATTAAAGATCTAAATATACAAATTTCAAAATTACAAAATGAATATAATATTTTGGAAAAAAAATATATAGATCTATTAAAGGCCATTGGTGCAAATGAACAAGATATAAAAGCAAGTATACAAAAAATACAAAATAGTGACGCACAAATAAAAATAAATAAAGATGAATATAATGTAAAAGTAAAAAATTATGATATATTAAGAAAAGCTAGAAGCATAAAACTTGAAATGAGTAACAGTGCTAAAAATGATAAGTTAAGACATGATGCTAAGGCAATATTAGATTTACAAATTAATAAAATTAAGGGTATTGAAACCTATAAGCAAGGTGTAGAAACTAATAAGAAAAAAGTTGAAGGAATAAAACAAAAGAATCAAACTGAAGCGAACAAAGTTATGAATGCAAGAAATGAATTGGAAAATAAAAAGAGAGAATTAAATACTGCAGTTGCAAGAAAAAATACTGCTGTTGCAGAATTAAAAGCTCTACAATCTAGATTAATTTCTGAAAATAGTAAAATGGAAAGTACAAATAAAAAGTTAGCTTCAGAAAGATCAAGATTAGAAGCACAAATAAATGAAATTATTAGACAAAATGCTTTAAGACAACAAAGACTAGAAAGAGAAAGAAAAAGAAAACTAGAAGAAGCTAAGAAAAAGAAGGGACAAAAGGTTATAGAAAAAGATATAGAACCAATAAATGTTGTTAAGGGAACAGGGTCTCTTATGTACCCAATAAGAGGTAAAGTAGTTGTAGGCTTTGGACATGAAAAAGTACAAGGTTTAAAGAGTAAGGGTATAGAAATTTTAGGTTCTTTAGGACAATCAGTTTCTGCTGCAGATACAGGAACAGTAATATTTGCAGGAAGTCTTGGAGGTTTAGGTAAAGTTGTAATAATAAATCATGGTAGCTTAGTTACAGTTTATGGAAATTTAGCTTCTGTAAGAGTAGGAAGAAATGCTGTGGTTAAAAAAGGACAAAGTATAGGAACATTAGGAAGAGATTCAGAAACAAAGAAATCAACTCTTTATTTTGAAGTTAGAAGAGGAGTTAATATAGTAAATCCAATGGGGTATCTATGA
- a CDS encoding cell division protein FtsX, with amino-acid sequence MQDNKKYTKKLTDKGIFLSAIITLTIVFVIVEFFAFALLNLKEYSSMQANTNQVIVYLNDLDENTKNNLSQKIIELPGVSSIRYESKEIALKIAAKELGVAIDESENPLNDAFFVYLNKSVKLDQLKTSLLNMPEISAVDFRTKALEKNINFSKGIDSLSVKVAVVSTVICLFMIYNIVSFSIKTRKKEIHEFLEEGVKAKVLKKTFFLESVAVIFLSTLISFGLYQLIRQLLVKNIKQILPSYTTTVSILEEASVAIVLFVAAIIISAIISFFAMNRYFKIKSLEKIIVEENDEKEDATSTEEIGDEDENNWEI; translated from the coding sequence ATGCAAGATAATAAAAAATATACAAAAAAATTAACAGATAAGGGAATATTTTTATCGGCAATTATTACTTTAACAATAGTCTTTGTAATAGTAGAATTTTTTGCCTTTGCTTTACTTAATTTAAAAGAATATAGTTCTATGCAAGCAAATACAAATCAAGTTATAGTTTATCTTAATGATTTAGATGAAAATACCAAAAATAATCTTTCACAAAAAATTATAGAATTACCTGGTGTTTCATCAATAAGATATGAATCTAAGGAAATAGCATTGAAGATAGCTGCTAAGGAATTAGGAGTAGCAATTGATGAAAGTGAAAATCCATTAAATGATGCATTCTTTGTATATTTAAATAAATCAGTTAAATTAGATCAATTAAAGACAAGCTTATTAAATATGCCAGAAATATCAGCTGTAGATTTTAGAACAAAGGCTTTGGAAAAAAATATTAATTTTTCTAAGGGAATAGATTCTTTGAGTGTAAAAGTTGCAGTTGTTTCAACAGTTATATGTCTATTTATGATATATAACATTGTAAGTTTTTCAATTAAAACAAGAAAAAAAGAAATACACGAATTTCTTGAAGAAGGTGTAAAAGCAAAAGTACTTAAGAAAACATTCTTCTTAGAAAGTGTTGCTGTTATATTCTTATCAACTTTAATTAGTTTTGGTCTATATCAACTAATTAGGCAATTATTGGTAAAGAATATAAAACAAATTTTACCAAGTTACACAACAACAGTATCAATATTAGAAGAAGCAAGTGTAGCAATAGTTCTATTTGTAGCAGCAATAATTATTTCAGCAATTATTTCATTCTTTGCTATGAATAGATATTTCAAAATTAAAAGTTTAGAAAAGATAATTGTTGAAGAAAATGATGAAAAGGAAGATGCAACTTCAACTGAAGAAATAGGAGATGAAGATGAAAATAACTGGGAAATATAG
- a CDS encoding transketolase family protein: protein MEKKATRLAYGEALVKLGKVNKDVVVLDADLTKSTMTTFFQKEFPNRHFNMGIAEANMMGTAAGLATTGKIPFASTFAVFAAGRAFDQIRNSIAYPHLNVKICPTHAGISLGEDGGSHQSIEDIALMRVLPGMVVLSPSDAVETEKMVFAIADYKGPVYMRLGRLAVPILFDENYKFEIGKATTLKEGNDVALIATGLLVYEALKAAEMLEEKGIKARVINMSTIKPLDEEVVLKAAKECKFIVTSEEHSIIGGLGSAVCEYLSGVYPTKIIRHGVNDIFGQSGEGNEMLDKYGLRAINIVDLVLKNM, encoded by the coding sequence ATGGAAAAGAAAGCTACTAGATTAGCATATGGTGAAGCTTTAGTTAAATTAGGTAAAGTCAATAAAGATGTTGTTGTTCTTGATGCAGATTTAACAAAATCAACAATGACTACTTTTTTTCAAAAAGAATTTCCGAATAGACATTTTAACATGGGTATAGCAGAAGCAAATATGATGGGAACAGCAGCAGGACTTGCAACAACAGGAAAAATTCCTTTTGCCTCTACATTTGCTGTATTTGCCGCAGGTAGAGCCTTTGATCAAATAAGAAATAGTATTGCTTATCCACATCTTAATGTAAAAATTTGTCCAACACATGCAGGAATATCATTAGGTGAAGATGGTGGATCACATCAATCAATAGAAGATATAGCATTAATGAGAGTTTTGCCAGGTATGGTAGTTTTATCACCATCAGATGCTGTAGAAACAGAAAAAATGGTATTTGCAATTGCAGATTATAAAGGACCTGTATATATGAGATTAGGAAGATTGGCAGTACCTATCTTATTTGATGAAAATTATAAATTTGAAATTGGAAAAGCAACAACTTTAAAAGAAGGAAATGATGTTGCCCTTATAGCTACAGGCTTATTAGTATATGAAGCTTTAAAGGCAGCAGAAATGCTAGAAGAAAAAGGTATAAAAGCTAGAGTTATAAATATGTCAACTATTAAACCTTTGGATGAAGAAGTAGTATTAAAAGCAGCAAAAGAATGTAAATTTATAGTAACTTCAGAAGAACATTCTATCATTGGAGGTTTGGGTTCAGCAGTTTGTGAATACTTATCAGGAGTATATCCAACAAAAATTATTAGACATGGAGTCAATGATATATTTGGACAAAGCGGTGAAGGAAATGAAATGTTAGATAAATATGGATTGAGAGCTATAAATATAGTAGATTTAGTTCTTAAAAATATGTAA
- a CDS encoding transketolase gives MKNIELAKIAKNIRKDIVEMIYHAKSGHPGGSLSITDILTVLYFDEMNVNVSDPKMVNRDRLVLSKGHAAPGLYSTLMEKGFLDKSLITQLRKFGSPLQGHPDLKKIKAIEMSTGSLGQGLSAANGMALASKKFGPEYRVYAILGDGELQEGQCYEAAMAAAHYKLDNLVAIIDSNGLQIDGNVKDVMNLISIKDKFLAFGWNVIEIDGHNFDQIKEALKEARNTKGKPTAIVAHTIKGKGVSFMEGNYGWHGKAPNKEEYEKAMKELED, from the coding sequence ATGAAAAATATTGAATTAGCTAAAATTGCAAAAAATATTAGAAAAGATATAGTTGAAATGATATATCATGCAAAATCAGGACATCCAGGTGGATCATTATCAATAACAGATATATTAACTGTACTTTATTTTGATGAAATGAATGTGAATGTTTCTGATCCTAAAATGGTAAATAGAGATAGATTAGTATTGAGTAAAGGGCATGCTGCACCAGGTCTATATTCAACATTGATGGAAAAAGGTTTTCTTGATAAAAGTTTAATAACACAACTTAGAAAATTTGGTTCTCCTTTACAAGGACATCCTGATTTGAAAAAAATTAAGGCAATAGAAATGTCAACAGGTTCACTTGGTCAAGGTTTATCAGCAGCTAATGGTATGGCTTTAGCATCTAAGAAATTTGGACCAGAATATAGAGTTTATGCTATATTAGGTGATGGTGAATTACAAGAAGGGCAATGTTATGAAGCAGCAATGGCTGCAGCTCATTATAAATTAGATAATTTAGTTGCAATAATAGATTCAAATGGACTACAAATAGATGGTAATGTAAAAGATGTTATGAATTTAATATCAATAAAGGATAAATTCTTAGCATTTGGTTGGAATGTAATTGAAATAGATGGTCATAATTTTGATCAAATAAAAGAAGCCTTAAAAGAAGCAAGAAATACAAAAGGTAAACCAACAGCAATAGTTGCACATACTATAAAAGGTAAAGGTGTTTCATTTATGGAAGGAAACTATGGATGGCATGGTAAAGCACCAAATAAAGAAGAATATGAAAAAGCAATGAAAGAGTTAGAAGATTAG